Proteins encoded by one window of Flavobacterium sp. N502540:
- a CDS encoding DUF2461 domain-containing protein, producing the protein MKNDITIPKSSLDFLSLLKENNNKPWFEIHKPEYLIELNHIETFAGALLLELSKTDVLETASGKKSVYRIYRDIRFSKDKTPFKTFWGGSYTRATKERRGGYYFHLEKGNSFLAGGFWGPNAADLKRIRAEFGHDSQAMQKIVQSESFISTFGTLQGEQLKTAPKGYDINHEAIDLLRYKSFLLIKRFTDEEVLSPLFLEQALTTFKNMRPFFDYMSEILTTDINGVSIL; encoded by the coding sequence ATGAAAAACGACATTACGATACCCAAATCCAGTCTTGATTTTTTATCTCTGCTTAAAGAAAACAATAACAAGCCCTGGTTTGAGATACATAAGCCAGAATATCTAATCGAATTAAATCATATTGAAACCTTTGCAGGTGCTTTGCTGCTAGAACTCTCTAAAACAGATGTTCTGGAAACAGCTTCAGGCAAGAAAAGCGTTTATAGAATTTATCGTGATATTCGCTTTTCTAAAGACAAAACTCCTTTTAAAACCTTTTGGGGAGGCAGTTATACCAGAGCAACAAAAGAAAGACGAGGCGGTTATTATTTTCATCTCGAAAAAGGAAATAGTTTTCTGGCTGGCGGTTTTTGGGGGCCAAATGCGGCAGATCTCAAACGCATCCGAGCCGAATTTGGTCACGATTCTCAAGCCATGCAGAAAATAGTACAGTCAGAATCTTTTATCAGCACTTTTGGAACTTTGCAGGGAGAGCAACTTAAAACGGCTCCCAAAGGCTACGACATAAACCATGAAGCTATAGATTTACTCCGTTACAAATCGTTTCTGTTGATCAAACGTTTTACTGATGAGGAAGTTCTGAGTCCACTTTTTCTGGAACAGGCTCTCACGACTTTTAAAAACATGAGACCCTTTTTTGATTATATGAGTGAAATATTAACAACAGATATCAACGGAGTTTCGATCCTCTAA
- a CDS encoding ferritin: MLSKNIETALNKQIRIEAESSQTYLSMACWAEVHGLEGIAQFMYTQSDEERAHMLKLIKYVNERGGHSHITDLKAPKTSYSTFKEMFEELYNHELFVSKSINELVHITFEEKDYATHNFLQWYVSEQIEEEATAKSILDKINLIGDDKGGLYLFDRDIQQLTVTSSIAINPK; this comes from the coding sequence ATGTTATCAAAAAATATCGAAACAGCTTTAAACAAGCAAATCCGCATAGAGGCAGAATCTTCGCAAACCTACCTTTCTATGGCTTGTTGGGCTGAAGTACACGGACTGGAAGGAATTGCGCAATTTATGTACACACAGTCAGACGAAGAGCGTGCGCACATGCTAAAGTTAATAAAGTATGTAAACGAACGCGGAGGTCACTCTCATATTACTGATCTAAAAGCGCCTAAAACATCTTATTCAACTTTCAAAGAAATGTTTGAGGAACTTTACAACCATGAACTTTTTGTTTCAAAATCAATCAACGAATTGGTACACATTACTTTTGAAGAAAAAGATTATGCAACACATAATTTCTTACAATGGTATGTTTCTGAACAAATCGAAGAAGAAGCGACAGCTAAGTCAATCTTAGATAAAATTAACTTAATTGGAGATGACAAAGGCGGACTATACTTGTTCGACCGTGATATTCAACAATTAACGGTTACGAGCTCGATCGCTATCAACCCAAAATAA
- a CDS encoding M28 family peptidase has product MKKNQTSILAIVCILAILGIIYATMMPQVISKGDEALAEFSTDRALNQVKIIAQKPHYVGSLNHELVANYLKLELNQIGLETSVQEGFTLNDKGLLVKSKNILARIKGTNNTKALLLLSHYDSAPHSFSKGASDDASGVATILEGIRAFLYAKQPHKNDIIILFSDAEELGLNGAALFVNSHPWAKDVGLVLNFEARGSSGPSYMLMETNQGNKALVKEFSNAKTTYPVSNSLMYSIYKMLPNDTDLTVFREQGNIQGFNFAFIDGHYNYHTQQDDVQHLNKTTLAHQGTYLMPLLKYFSNVDLNTTTSTEDDVYFTAPFSFINYPFSWVWPMTIIALGLLIIFIFIGKAKRVITFREIFKGFVPLFGSLIIAGLVTFLGWKIVLQIYPQYSDLLNGFTYNGHAYIGAFVTLSIAISFAFYHHFSEAKITMNHFVAPLLLWIIINAFVANSLTGAGFLIIPVHFGILLFGIFVLTQHYSLGLNLLFSIPAFVIIAPFIVMFPVGLGLKILFVSAILTVLLFTLVLPIFGTFAKKGIWTIFFFAVSIGFFIYAGYHSDYEPGKAKSNSLLYVYNANTNSALWATYDVNLDDWTKTYLGQKNQSAVGLNTLPIASKYNSGFTYSAIAPVVDIPKPTIAFLKDSVVGNNRYLKIKITPNRKVNRYDIYANPKMTFFNFKANGVATSGQKGNRLERDGMKILCYYVVGNEPLVMEFYTNKLTVLDMDLIESSFDLMTNPLLKVKPRSNWMMPTPFVLNDAVLIQQKIKRYTAPATVPAPAAIVKDSTALKKDSLKPIAKPIVKPQ; this is encoded by the coding sequence ATGAAAAAAAACCAGACCTCAATTCTAGCCATAGTTTGCATTCTTGCCATTCTTGGCATTATATACGCCACAATGATGCCGCAGGTAATCTCTAAAGGAGATGAGGCTCTTGCTGAGTTTTCTACGGACAGAGCTTTAAATCAAGTCAAAATTATTGCTCAGAAACCACACTATGTAGGTTCTCTCAATCATGAACTGGTAGCCAATTATCTAAAACTTGAACTGAACCAAATTGGTTTGGAAACCAGTGTTCAGGAAGGCTTTACTTTAAATGATAAAGGACTTCTTGTAAAATCGAAAAACATTCTTGCCCGTATAAAGGGTACCAACAATACAAAGGCGCTTTTACTTCTTTCCCATTACGACAGTGCTCCACATTCTTTTTCAAAAGGAGCAAGTGATGACGCTTCAGGTGTTGCAACTATTCTCGAAGGAATTCGTGCTTTTTTATATGCAAAACAACCGCATAAAAATGACATTATCATTCTTTTTTCGGATGCTGAAGAACTGGGATTAAATGGTGCGGCTCTTTTTGTAAACAGCCATCCGTGGGCAAAAGATGTAGGTTTGGTTCTTAATTTTGAGGCCAGAGGATCTTCAGGTCCAAGCTATATGTTAATGGAAACCAACCAAGGAAACAAAGCATTGGTGAAAGAATTTTCTAATGCAAAAACTACTTATCCTGTTTCCAATTCTCTTATGTACAGCATCTACAAAATGCTTCCAAATGATACCGACTTAACGGTTTTCAGAGAACAAGGAAACATTCAGGGATTCAACTTTGCTTTTATAGACGGTCACTACAATTATCACACACAACAAGATGATGTTCAGCACCTGAACAAAACGACTCTCGCACATCAGGGAACTTATTTAATGCCCTTATTAAAATATTTTTCCAATGTAGATTTAAATACCACAACTTCAACAGAGGATGATGTGTACTTTACTGCTCCCTTCTCCTTCATTAATTATCCTTTTTCATGGGTATGGCCAATGACAATTATTGCTTTGGGACTGTTGATTATTTTCATCTTTATAGGAAAAGCAAAACGTGTTATCACTTTCAGAGAAATATTCAAAGGATTTGTTCCTTTATTTGGATCTCTCATCATAGCTGGTCTGGTAACATTTTTAGGATGGAAAATTGTATTACAGATTTATCCGCAATATTCTGATTTATTGAATGGATTCACCTACAACGGTCATGCTTATATCGGTGCATTTGTAACACTAAGTATCGCCATTTCATTTGCCTTCTACCATCATTTTTCAGAAGCTAAAATTACCATGAACCATTTTGTAGCACCGTTGCTACTCTGGATCATCATTAATGCATTTGTCGCTAATAGTTTAACCGGTGCAGGTTTTCTGATCATACCGGTACACTTCGGCATACTCCTGTTCGGAATTTTTGTTCTTACTCAACATTATAGTCTCGGACTCAATCTACTGTTTAGTATTCCGGCATTCGTTATCATCGCTCCCTTTATTGTGATGTTTCCGGTTGGTTTAGGATTAAAAATCCTCTTTGTAAGTGCTATTCTAACCGTATTACTTTTTACATTGGTATTACCGATATTTGGCACGTTTGCTAAAAAAGGGATCTGGACAATCTTTTTCTTTGCTGTTTCAATTGGCTTTTTTATCTATGCAGGATATCACTCCGATTACGAACCAGGAAAAGCAAAATCAAACAGTTTACTGTACGTTTACAATGCCAATACCAACTCTGCTCTTTGGGCAACATATGATGTTAACCTTGACGATTGGACCAAAACTTATTTAGGACAAAAAAACCAGAGCGCTGTTGGTTTAAATACATTACCAATAGCCAGTAAATACAATTCGGGCTTTACGTATAGTGCGATTGCTCCTGTAGTCGACATTCCGAAACCAACAATTGCATTTTTAAAGGACAGTGTGGTTGGCAATAACAGGTATTTAAAAATAAAAATTACCCCAAACAGAAAGGTAAATCGTTATGACATTTATGCCAATCCAAAAATGACTTTTTTCAATTTCAAAGCTAATGGAGTTGCAACTTCAGGACAAAAAGGAAATCGTCTGGAACGCGATGGCATGAAAATCTTATGTTACTATGTGGTAGGCAATGAACCTCTTGTCATGGAATTTTACACCAACAAATTAACGGTTCTGGATATGGACTTAATTGAAAGTTCTTTCGATTTGATGACCAATCCGCTACTTAAAGTAAAACCAAGAAGTAATTGGATGATGCCAACACCTTTTGTACTCAATGATGCAGTACTCATTCAGCAAAAAATAAAACGCTACACAGCACCCGCAACTGTTCCGGCACCTGCAGCAATAGTGAAAGACAGTACTGCCCTAAAAAAAGACAGTTTAAAACCTATTGCAAAGCCAATTGTAAAACCACAATAA
- a CDS encoding SRPBCC family protein, with protein MATNISTVLLNAPSEKVWNTLTQPELVKQWQYGSDLITDWKIGNEIRFRNEWEGQVFEQWGTILEIIPNQKIKYSLFFPRPELEDKPENYFVMSYVLTEENQKTKLEIIQEDNRPGAVQEKPQGEENPILQALKALIES; from the coding sequence ATGGCAACAAATATCTCTACAGTTCTTTTAAATGCTCCATCTGAAAAAGTCTGGAATACACTCACTCAACCTGAGTTGGTCAAACAATGGCAATACGGCAGTGACTTAATCACGGACTGGAAAATTGGTAATGAAATCAGATTTAGGAACGAATGGGAAGGTCAGGTTTTTGAGCAATGGGGAACTATTTTGGAGATTATCCCCAATCAGAAAATCAAATATTCCTTATTCTTCCCCAGACCGGAATTAGAGGACAAACCCGAGAATTACTTCGTAATGAGTTATGTCTTAACAGAAGAAAATCAGAAAACAAAACTCGAAATTATTCAGGAAGACAATCGCCCCGGAGCAGTTCAGGAAAAACCTCAGGGTGAAGAAAACCCAATTTTACAAGCTTTAAAAGCTTTAATCGAATCGTAA
- a CDS encoding bifunctional GNAT family N-acetyltransferase/carbon-nitrogen hydrolase family protein, with product MQTKINKVELRNLEFDDYKQLKDSMVESYPEMADSYWKEDDIKRLLSIFPEGQLVILADGKVVGSALSLIVDEKLIDKRHNYKQATGNHTFSTHNKNAEILYGIDVFIHPNYRGLRLGRRLYDARKELCEQLNLKAIVFAGRIPNYAQHSKKLTPKNYIDKVKHKELHDPVLSFQLSNDFHVLRIIKNYLEGDEESKEFAVLLEWNNVYYDESPKLINLEKSVIRLGLIQWQMRPLNNIEEFFEQAEFFIDVVSGYGSDFALFPELFIAPLMADYNHLSEAEAIRELARYSDPIRKRFQEFAISYNINIITGSMPYLDNGNLYNVGFLCKRDGTSEIYTKIHVTPNEVQHWGMKGGSQFKTFDTDCGKIGILICYDVEFPELSRIMANEGMNILFVPFLTDTQNAYTRVKHCSQARAIENECYVAIAGCVGNLPKVNNMDIQYAQASVFTPSDFAFPSNGIKAEATPNTEMTLIVDVDLNLLKQLHEHGSVRTLKDRRTDLYEIKKIDS from the coding sequence ATGCAGACAAAAATCAATAAAGTCGAATTGCGAAATTTGGAATTCGATGACTATAAGCAGCTAAAAGATTCTATGGTAGAATCCTATCCCGAGATGGCAGATTCGTACTGGAAAGAGGACGATATTAAAAGACTACTTTCTATTTTTCCGGAAGGACAGCTTGTTATACTGGCAGATGGAAAAGTCGTAGGATCGGCCTTATCGTTGATTGTCGATGAAAAGCTAATCGACAAAAGACACAATTACAAACAAGCAACAGGAAACCATACTTTTTCTACCCATAATAAAAATGCAGAGATCCTCTATGGAATCGATGTTTTTATTCACCCTAATTATCGCGGTTTACGTTTAGGCCGACGTTTATACGATGCGCGAAAAGAACTTTGCGAACAGTTAAATCTCAAAGCCATTGTTTTTGCCGGCAGAATTCCAAACTATGCCCAGCATTCTAAAAAGCTTACTCCAAAAAATTATATCGACAAGGTAAAACATAAAGAATTACACGATCCCGTACTTTCGTTTCAGCTAAGTAATGATTTTCATGTCTTGCGAATTATTAAAAATTACCTTGAAGGCGACGAAGAGTCGAAAGAATTTGCGGTACTTTTAGAATGGAACAATGTGTATTACGACGAAAGTCCAAAATTAATTAACCTCGAAAAAAGTGTTATCCGTTTGGGATTGATTCAATGGCAAATGCGTCCGCTTAACAATATTGAAGAATTTTTTGAGCAGGCCGAATTTTTTATTGATGTCGTTTCGGGTTATGGAAGTGATTTTGCTTTGTTTCCCGAGCTTTTTATAGCTCCTTTGATGGCAGATTACAATCATTTATCGGAAGCCGAAGCCATTCGTGAACTGGCCCGATATTCAGATCCTATCCGAAAGCGTTTTCAGGAATTTGCTATTTCATACAATATCAATATCATTACCGGAAGCATGCCTTATCTGGACAATGGAAACCTTTACAATGTTGGTTTTCTTTGCAAAAGAGACGGAACCTCCGAAATCTATACTAAAATTCATGTAACTCCAAATGAAGTACAGCATTGGGGAATGAAAGGTGGCTCTCAGTTTAAAACTTTTGATACTGATTGCGGAAAAATCGGCATCCTGATTTGCTACGATGTTGAATTTCCGGAGCTTTCGAGAATTATGGCCAACGAGGGAATGAACATTTTGTTCGTGCCATTTTTAACCGATACTCAAAACGCCTACACCAGAGTAAAACACTGCTCACAGGCACGTGCCATCGAAAATGAATGTTATGTCGCTATTGCCGGCTGCGTGGGCAACCTCCCGAAAGTAAACAATATGGACATTCAATATGCTCAGGCCTCTGTTTTTACGCCTTCAGATTTTGCTTTTCCGAGTAATGGAATAAAAGCCGAAGCAACGCCAAATACAGAAATGACTCTTATAGTTGATGTTGATCTGAACCTGCTGAAACAACTTCACGAACATGGAAGTGTACGCACGTTAAAAGATCGAAGAACTGATTTATACGAAATTAAAAAGATAGATTCATGA
- a CDS encoding winged helix DNA-binding domain-containing protein — protein sequence MDSKIAQLRLISQKLHKTTDNTPQEIVQHLGAMQAQDYAMAKWAVGSRCDASEKVIEEAINSAQIIRTHILRPTWHFVSADDIYWMLDLSGPQVKRIVTSYVKKYGYDAKKLDQTNAAIQKILAGNNHLTREEIMQELSITKTPSPDHLSGPIMMYAELDGLVCNGKMKGKQMTYALLEERVPKPQGRLTQEEGLTKLALRYFESHGPATLLDFSWWSGFSPTSCKNIINAIELQLNSITIENQKYWFKNDISTEDDFRESIHFLPAFDEILISYKSREASILAEHQPKAFTNNGIFKPIILENSKVIGTWKRTIKKDHAKIETHFFNETENHKKAILFEGIKSFENYLGTKIQIE from the coding sequence ATGGATTCAAAAATAGCACAGCTCAGGCTCATCTCCCAAAAACTTCATAAAACGACTGACAATACACCACAAGAAATTGTGCAACATTTAGGTGCAATGCAGGCTCAGGACTATGCAATGGCAAAATGGGCAGTCGGCTCCCGCTGCGATGCTTCGGAAAAAGTGATTGAAGAAGCTATCAATTCGGCACAAATTATCCGAACTCATATTTTACGACCTACCTGGCATTTTGTTTCTGCCGATGATATTTACTGGATGTTGGATCTTTCCGGGCCGCAAGTCAAACGCATTGTAACTTCTTATGTAAAAAAATACGGTTATGATGCAAAGAAATTAGATCAGACTAATGCCGCTATTCAAAAAATACTCGCAGGAAACAATCATCTCACCCGTGAAGAAATCATGCAGGAACTTAGCATTACTAAAACTCCTAGTCCTGATCATTTAAGCGGTCCCATTATGATGTATGCCGAGCTCGATGGTTTAGTTTGTAACGGAAAAATGAAGGGAAAACAAATGACGTATGCTTTACTTGAAGAAAGGGTTCCGAAACCACAAGGCAGACTAACCCAAGAGGAAGGTTTGACAAAATTAGCCCTTCGCTACTTTGAAAGCCATGGCCCTGCTACTCTCCTTGACTTTTCCTGGTGGTCAGGTTTCTCCCCTACCAGCTGTAAAAACATCATTAATGCAATCGAATTGCAATTAAACTCTATTACCATTGAGAATCAGAAATATTGGTTCAAAAATGATATTTCTACCGAAGATGACTTCCGCGAAAGCATTCATTTTCTTCCAGCTTTTGATGAAATCTTAATTTCGTATAAATCCCGAGAAGCATCCATTTTAGCAGAACATCAACCAAAGGCTTTTACCAACAATGGCATTTTCAAGCCCATAATTCTGGAAAACAGCAAAGTCATCGGAACCTGGAAACGCACCATCAAAAAAGATCATGCCAAAATAGAAACCCATTTTTTTAACGAGACAGAAAATCATAAAAAGGCAATTCTTTTTGAAGGTATTAAGTCTTTCGAAAACTATTTAGGAACCAAAATTCAAATCGAATAA
- a CDS encoding 3'-5' exonuclease, with amino-acid sequence MIEKINLNNILFLDIETVPEEENFNSLDEEMQSLWDQKTQYQRKDDFTPEEFYERAGIWAEFGKIVCISVGYFTIKGDVRNFRVTSFFGDEKKILRDFNNLLNNHFNKPQHLLCGHNAKEFDIPFIARRMIINQIAIPEKLNLFGKKPWEIAHLDTLELWKFGDYKHFTSLKLLTKILGVPSPKGDIDGSQVAHVFYVEKDIDRIVTYCEKDTIAVAQIFLRLRREDLLIDDEIIHV; translated from the coding sequence ATGATTGAAAAAATTAACCTTAACAACATTCTTTTCCTTGATATTGAAACGGTACCGGAAGAGGAAAATTTCAATTCGCTTGACGAAGAAATGCAGTCTCTTTGGGATCAGAAGACACAATACCAGCGTAAAGACGATTTTACTCCCGAAGAATTTTATGAACGTGCCGGAATCTGGGCAGAATTCGGTAAGATTGTGTGTATTTCGGTTGGCTATTTTACCATCAAAGGTGATGTTAGAAATTTTAGGGTAACCTCTTTTTTTGGAGATGAAAAGAAAATCCTGCGCGACTTCAACAACCTCCTCAACAATCATTTTAATAAACCACAGCACCTGCTCTGCGGACACAATGCCAAAGAATTTGACATTCCGTTTATTGCCCGACGTATGATCATCAATCAGATCGCGATTCCGGAAAAGCTTAATTTATTTGGCAAAAAACCCTGGGAAATAGCTCATTTAGACACTTTAGAATTATGGAAGTTTGGCGATTACAAACACTTTACCTCTTTAAAACTATTGACCAAAATTCTGGGAGTTCCCTCTCCAAAAGGCGATATCGATGGCAGTCAGGTCGCACATGTTTTTTATGTCGAAAAAGACATTGACCGAATTGTAACCTATTGTGAGAAAGACACCATAGCTGTAGCTCAGATTTTTCTTCGCCTGCGTCGTGAGGATTTATTAATTGACGATGAAATCATTCATGTGTAA
- a CDS encoding methylated-DNA--[protein]-cysteine S-methyltransferase has product METVYVNSPLGITKIVGDEDGIAIVSVSDVGDNDVSQTIPKVLEEAVSQLQEYFDGKRTDFALKLNPKGTDFQQKVWKSLLEIPYGKTISYMDQTKKLGDVKAIRAVASANGKNPLWIVVPCHRVIGTNGSLTGYAGGLSRKKWLLEHENPSTQQRLF; this is encoded by the coding sequence ATGGAAACAGTTTATGTCAATTCACCATTAGGAATCACTAAGATCGTTGGAGATGAAGACGGCATTGCTATTGTCTCTGTTTCTGATGTTGGCGACAATGACGTTTCGCAAACCATTCCTAAAGTTCTGGAAGAGGCCGTTTCTCAGCTTCAGGAGTATTTTGATGGTAAAAGAACCGACTTCGCTTTAAAACTAAACCCAAAAGGAACGGACTTCCAGCAAAAAGTATGGAAATCATTGTTGGAAATTCCGTACGGAAAAACCATCAGCTATATGGATCAGACCAAGAAACTGGGAGATGTAAAGGCTATTCGCGCTGTTGCATCAGCAAATGGTAAAAATCCACTGTGGATTGTGGTTCCCTGTCATCGTGTTATAGGTACCAATGGTTCTTTAACGGGTTATGCCGGCGGTCTTTCCCGCAAAAAATGGCTCCTGGAACATGAGAATCCCAGTACGCAACAGCGTTTATTTTAG
- a CDS encoding nucleoside recognition domain-containing protein, with the protein MVLSRFWLAIFVSSILFVVVSLFTGNSYTLDFILNGQKDDPILVSEKYLEQIPAFVRDSIDLKEDKTMIVNRDLTNPDTTYVYKNKTVKIYSGVQKSDGLLPTCKSTLIDIIIPLIAYLAFFCGLMELLIVSGASEKLARFLSPMFTKVFPTVPKNHPSISYMTLNFAANFLGLDSAATPFGLKAMESLQELNVEKDKASDAQIMFMCLHASGLTLIPTSIIGYRAAANAANPADVMLPCIITSLIGTVAAFLIVGIRQKINFKSASLVLALMAIIAAIIGLLFYVNHLDLIGKNYFTSNLSGLMLVGIIGITLIFSFIHEKKFVAQDTTMFDTFVEGANNGLKTGVKIFPYVLGMLVAISLFRNSGLFEIISNGIGFIFSSIGVSSEIINALPVALLRPFSSGGSRGFLLDSMSTFGADSLTGRLSSIFQCSAETTFYVIAVYFGSVNIKNTRYALTTMLLVDFICVIAAIFVASWFF; encoded by the coding sequence ATGGTATTGAGCAGATTTTGGTTGGCTATTTTTGTGTCTTCAATTTTATTTGTGGTAGTAAGTTTGTTTACCGGCAACAGTTACACGCTTGATTTTATTCTGAACGGACAAAAAGATGACCCAATTCTGGTATCTGAAAAATATCTGGAGCAGATTCCTGCTTTTGTGAGAGACAGTATCGACTTAAAGGAAGATAAAACCATGATTGTAAACAGGGACTTAACAAATCCTGATACTACTTATGTTTACAAAAACAAAACGGTAAAAATTTACAGCGGAGTACAAAAATCAGACGGTTTACTGCCTACCTGTAAAAGTACTTTGATCGACATTATCATTCCATTAATTGCCTACTTAGCCTTTTTCTGCGGATTGATGGAACTTTTAATCGTTTCCGGAGCTTCCGAAAAACTAGCCAGATTTCTAAGTCCGATGTTTACCAAAGTGTTCCCTACGGTTCCTAAAAATCACCCGTCGATATCGTATATGACCTTAAATTTTGCCGCAAACTTCCTTGGTTTAGATTCTGCTGCCACGCCATTTGGACTAAAAGCAATGGAGAGCTTACAGGAATTAAATGTCGAAAAAGACAAGGCAAGTGATGCTCAAATTATGTTTATGTGTCTGCATGCATCGGGTCTGACTTTAATTCCAACTTCAATTATTGGATATCGCGCCGCAGCAAATGCCGCCAATCCCGCGGATGTTATGCTTCCGTGTATCATCACTTCGCTAATTGGAACTGTCGCAGCATTCCTGATTGTGGGAATCAGACAAAAAATAAATTTCAAAAGTGCTTCATTGGTACTTGCTTTAATGGCTATTATTGCTGCGATCATAGGATTATTATTCTATGTCAATCATTTAGATTTAATTGGAAAAAACTACTTTACTTCTAATCTTTCAGGATTGATGTTGGTTGGAATCATTGGAATTACACTCATTTTCTCCTTCATTCATGAGAAGAAATTTGTAGCACAAGACACTACAATGTTCGATACTTTTGTAGAAGGTGCTAACAATGGTTTAAAAACCGGAGTTAAAATATTTCCTTATGTTTTAGGAATGCTGGTTGCCATCTCTCTTTTTAGAAATAGCGGATTGTTTGAAATTATCAGCAATGGAATCGGATTTATCTTTAGCAGTATCGGCGTAAGTTCCGAAATCATAAATGCGTTACCGGTTGCATTACTTAGACCATTTAGCTCAGGAGGTTCCAGAGGATTCTTACTCGATTCGATGAGTACTTTCGGAGCAGATTCCCTTACCGGACGTTTGAGCAGTATTTTCCAATGTAGTGCCGAAACTACTTTTTATGTAATCGCGGTTTACTTTGGATCGGTAAATATCAAAAACACCCGATATGCGCTTACCACCATGTTACTGGTTGACTTCATATGCGTAATCGCTGCGATTTTTGTGGCAAGCTGGTTTTTTTAA
- a CDS encoding single-stranded DNA-binding protein: protein MNAMKNRVQLIGNVGNDPEIKTLENGRKLAHLSIATNEKYTNDKGEKVEQTEWHRITAWGKTAEIIEKFVVKGKEIAVEGKLTHRSYDDKNGEKKFITEVVVNEILLLK from the coding sequence ATGAATGCAATGAAAAACAGAGTACAGTTAATTGGGAACGTAGGAAACGATCCGGAAATTAAAACATTAGAAAACGGTAGAAAATTAGCGCATTTGAGTATCGCTACCAATGAAAAGTATACCAATGACAAAGGAGAAAAAGTGGAACAAACCGAGTGGCACCGAATTACAGCCTGGGGTAAAACGGCCGAAATAATCGAAAAGTTTGTCGTAAAAGGGAAAGAAATTGCTGTTGAAGGCAAACTGACCCACAGAAGCTACGACGATAAAAACGGAGAGAAAAAGTTTATTACTGAGGTAGTCGTAAATGAAATTTTACTATTGAAGTAA
- a CDS encoding NAD-dependent epimerase/dehydratase family protein encodes MTQISILGCGWLGLPLAKKLTAKGHLVNGSTTSENKLSILNESGINPFLVTLESESVSNSITDFLTESEILIIDIPPKLRENNTNVATSTEMVFVRKMENLISFIEKSTIKKVLFVSSTAVYGNDNTTITEDTLPNPETESGKQLLLAETLLQKNQNFTTTILRFGGLIGEDRHPVKFLAGKENLENPDAPVNLIHQNDCIAIIEAILNQSQWNEVFNAVAPFHPTREEYYIQKAKEHNLIPPKFKAEKSNIQKVISSEKIESVLNYQFRPDNY; translated from the coding sequence ATGACACAAATAAGTATTCTTGGCTGTGGCTGGTTGGGATTACCCCTGGCTAAAAAACTAACCGCAAAAGGACATCTGGTAAACGGATCGACAACTTCTGAAAATAAACTTAGTATTTTAAATGAATCGGGGATAAACCCTTTTCTGGTTACGCTTGAAAGCGAAAGTGTTTCCAATAGCATAACTGATTTTTTAACCGAAAGTGAAATCTTAATTATTGATATTCCACCCAAACTAAGAGAAAACAATACCAATGTTGCCACTTCCACTGAAATGGTATTTGTTCGAAAAATGGAGAATCTGATTTCGTTTATAGAAAAATCAACGATAAAAAAAGTACTTTTTGTAAGTTCAACCGCAGTTTACGGAAACGACAACACAACTATCACAGAAGACACGCTCCCAAATCCGGAAACCGAAAGTGGCAAACAATTGCTTTTAGCGGAGACTTTGCTTCAAAAGAATCAAAACTTTACAACCACAATATTGCGTTTTGGCGGTCTAATCGGAGAAGATCGTCATCCGGTAAAATTTCTCGCCGGAAAAGAAAACCTTGAAAACCCCGATGCACCGGTAAATCTGATCCATCAAAACGATTGTATCGCCATCATCGAAGCAATCCTAAATCAGTCTCAATGGAACGAAGTTTTCAATGCTGTAGCACCTTTTCATCCAACAAGAGAAGAATACTATATTCAAAAAGCAAAAGAACACAATCTGATTCCACCAAAATTCAAAGCTGAAAAGTCAAACATTCAAAAGGTTATTTCAAGTGAAAAAATAGAATCAGTTTTAAACTATCAATTTAGACCGGACAATTACTAA